A stretch of Cryptococcus decagattii chromosome 7, complete sequence DNA encodes these proteins:
- a CDS encoding glutathione-disulfide reductase, whose translation MPPITKSQAEQVGEYDYFVIGGGSGGLASARRAGSYGAKVGLVEVSPRLGGTCVNVGCVPKKIMWYTADVAENLRKSAQYGFGKEGEGYKLAADFNWTELKHKRDAYIHRLNGIYETNLEKDHVDHHQGWASFVDANTVQIEPSNGDKYTVKAKHIVIAVGGRPTVPSEQKIPGASYGITSDEFFELETQPKRVAVVGAGYIAVELAGVFNTLGSETHLVIRHNQLLRSFDPMMSEVLVPCMEKAGMKIHKKTHVKKVEKTSSGSLLVHFDSSPEPIEVDCLVWAIGRHADTAKLGLDKAGVKYDKKGDVIVDDYQNTNVPGIYAVGDVGGKMLLTPVAIAAGRRLSNRLFGPEKFKNDKLSYDNIPSVVFSHPTIGAIGLSEPEAREKFGDDNIKIYKTSFRAMSFAMLDEDHKQPTAYKLICTGPEEKVVGLHIIGEGSDEMLQGFGVAIKMGATKEDFDSCVAIHPTSSEELVTLR comes from the exons ATGCCTCCCATCACTAAGTCTCAAGCTGAGCAAGTAGGCGAGTA CGACTACTTTGTCATCGGTGGTGGTTCCGGTGGTCTTGCCTCTGCT AGGCGAGCCGGTTCCTACGGTGCCAAGGTCGGTCTCGTTGAGGTTTCTCCTCGGCTAGGTGGTACTTGTGTGAATGTCGG TTGTGTCCCCAAAA AAATCATGTG GTACACTGCCGACGTCGCCGAAAACCTTCGGAAATCTGCCCAATACGGCTTCGGCAAGGAGGGTGAGGGCTACAAGCTTGCTGCTGACTTTAACTGGACCGAGCTCAAACACAAGCGAGACGCTTACATCCACCGTCTCAACGGTATTTA CGAAACCAATCTTGAGAAGGACCACGTTGATCATCACCAAGGTTGGGCCTCTTTCGTTGATGCCAATACCGTCCAGATCGAGCCTTCCAATGGCGACAAGTACACTGTGAAGGCGAAGCACATTGTTATCGCCGTCGGTGGCCGACCCACCGTTCCTTCAGAGCAGAAGATCCCCGGTGCTTCCTATGGTATCACTTCAGACGAATTCTTCGAACTAGAGACTCAGCCCAAGAGGGTCGCAGTCGTGGGTGCTGGTTACATTGCTGTGGAGTTGGCTGGTGTCTTCAATACTCTCGGTTCAGAGACCCACTTGGTTATTAGGCACAACCAACTTTTGAGGAGTTTTGATCCTATGATGTCAGAGGTCCTGGTCCCTTGCATGG AGAAGGCCGGCATGAAGATTCACAAGAAGACTCATGTCAAGAAGGTTGAAAAGACTTCTTCTGGCTCTCTTCTTGTCCACTTCGATTCTTCTCCCGAACCCATCGAGGTCGACTGCCTCGTCTGGGCTATTGGCCGACACGCCGATACTGCCAAGCTGGGCCTTGACAAGGCCGGTGTCAAATACGACAAGAAGGGCGATGTCATCGTTGACGATTACCAGAACACCAACGTTCCTGGGATCTATGCTGTTGGTGATGTGGGAGGCAAGATGTTATTGACCCCTGTCGCTATTGCTGCGGGAAGGAGGTTGAGTAACAGATTGTTCGGTCCCGAGAAGTTCAAGAACGACAAGCTGAGCTACGACAACATTCCTAGTGTCGTCTTCTC TCACCCCACTATCGGCGCCATTGGCCTAAGTGAGCCCGAGGCCAGGGAGAAGTTCGGTGACGACAACATCAAGATCTACAAAACCTCT TTCCGCGCCATGTCTTTCGCCATGCTTGATGAGGATCACAAACAACCCACAGCCTATAAGCTCATTTGCACCGGTCCTGAAGAGAAGGTTGTCGGTCTCCACATCATCGGCGAAGGCAGTGACGAAATGCTCCAAGGCT TTGGCGTCGCCATCAAGATGGGCGCTACCAAGGAGGATTTTGACTCTTGTGTTGCCATCC ACCCTACCTCTTCCGAGGAGCTCGTTACCCTCCGTTAA